The proteins below are encoded in one region of Solenopsis invicta isolate M01_SB chromosome 8, UNIL_Sinv_3.0, whole genome shotgun sequence:
- the LOC105199643 gene encoding fasciclin-2 isoform X4 encodes MAARRRESSTSVAMVILLLQLMTAYANAADPYLEILPNGETQTKAIGSSILLTCKPKVDDPTLVSQMQWLDPQNLVIESLKYVVYPLESGQSPGQTKPVMYTELHQDGISLSLFFNSLQEQQAGKYTCRGNYARNVPLSKSVTIDTIIAITWDNAPPNQYPILGEDFDIQCQVRARPSPSVDWLYNGELIKTNDHFIINTHSLKIKNVQESDDGVYTCRASVPTTGELQERAIRVEVHIKPVIEEILSPVDIIEGENANIECKASGKPPPSFTWVKSLTQQNLSIADRFGVDPVTGVLTITNVNREDAGEYQCTAANAAGIATANILVNVIVKPKIMEFLNKTTVEGKDVEIKCKAFGRPPPEVTFRKFTADKPYMMGTQPQDDRIIVKNDVDDGSGETVGTLSIMKALTDNDGLYECVAKNTGGVAYKNGHLTVEFPPSFRSMSNMTFWSWEQRPVNLTCIAESIPNATIRWTFYGDRSVDTDPNIRQHGNGPVSNLEIFPLDRRYYTNYKCIAGNPHGTREHSIELREATKPGELLQVKMAEITATTIKFDLIPPVHPDLPVKTITVQYKEEYQLDWQRAKNKTWSVGSVYVIEQLKPQTPYDFRFAAKNDVGLANWANFHREITPGRTVPQEPRIVTTPGAKYEVSEFNHQYELSWLVPPDNGEPIDKYQIKYCEIRRVAAIATEWEPLEDTCQWKEVTNVGRTRVYLKNLKYDTYYTVELQAHNIMGYSKPGYAKFRTSRDSTVADYGGSAGDTCKAGVAITAAVMLLSLAI; translated from the exons CTTACGCGAATGCAGCAGATCCATACTTGGAAATCCTGCCGAACGGCGAGACGCAGACGAAGGCGATCGGCTCCAGCATCCTCCTTACGTGCAAACCGAAGGTGGACGATCCAACGCTCGTTAGCCAGATGCAATGGCTCGACCCGCAGAATCTCGTGATTGAATCTCTCAA ATACGTCGTCTACCCGCTCGAAAG TGGGCAGTCCCCGGGTCAGACGAAGCCGGTCATGTACACCGAATTGCATCAGGATGGCATCAGTCTATCCCTCTTCTTTAATTCTCTTCAAGAGCAACAGGCTGGGAAGTACACGTGCAGAGGGAATTACGCGCGTAATGTGCCATTAAGCAAGTCCGTGACAATCGATACTATTA TTGCGATCACGTGGGACAATGCACCGCCAAATCAGTATCCCATTCTCGGCGAAGACTTTGATATTCAGTGTCAGGTACGCGCTAGGCCGTCGCCTTCGGTTGATTGGCTTTACAACGGAGAACTGATCAAGACGAACGATCACTTTATTATAAACACTCACTCCTTAAAGATCAAGAATGTTCAAGAGTCCGATGACGGCGTGTACACATGTCGTGCATCGGTACCGACCACAGGAGAATTACAAGAGCGAGCTATCCGCGTTGAG GTACACATAAAACCTGTGATCGAAGAAATTCTGAGTCCAGTTGACATTATCGAAGGCGAAAACGCGAATATTGAGTGCAAAGCTAGCGGCAAACCTCCACCATCGTTCACATGGGTGAAATCTCTCACCCAACAGAACCTGTCTATTGCCGATCGCTTTGGCGTCGATCCGGTCACGGGGGTGCTCACCATCACGAATGTGAATCGCGAGGACGCGGGCGAGTACCAGTGTACCGCGGCGAACGCTGCCGGTATCGCCACCGCCAACATCTTGGTGAACGTGATCGTCAAGCCGAAAATCATGGAGTTCCTGAACAAAACTACAGTCGAGGGCAAAGACGTGGAGATCAAGTGCAAAGCCTTCGGCCGACCACCGCCCGAGGTGACTTTCAGAAAGTTCACCGCCGACAAGCCATACATGATGGGCACTCAACCGCAAGACGACCGGATCATCGTGAAGAACGATGTGGACGACGGATCCGGCGAGACCGTTGGCACCCTGTCGATCATGAAAGCTCTCACCGACAACGACGGCTTGTACGAATGCGTGGCAAAAAATACAGGCGGCGTCGCCTACAAGAACGGTCATTTGACCGTGGAGTTTCCGCCCTCCTTCCGTAGCATGTCGAACATGACGTTCTGGTCTTGGGAACAGCGACCGGTGAATCTCACCTGCATCGCCGAGAGCATACCGAACGCGACGATACGCTGGACCTTTTATGGGGATCGAAGCGTCGATACCGACCCCAATATCAGGCAGCATGGTAACGGACCAGTTTCCAATCTGGAGATATTTCCGTTGGACAGGAGATATTATACCAATTACAAATGTATCGCTGGAAATCCTCATGGTACGCGGGAGCATTCGATTGAATTAAGGGAAGCTACGAAACCCGGCGAACTTTTGCAAGTCAAGATGGCCGAGATCACTGCCACGACGATAAAATTCGATCTGATACCGCCCGTGCATCCGGATTTACCTGTCAAGACTATCACCGTGCAGTACAAGGAAGAATACCAGTTGGATTGGCAAAGGGCGAAGAATAAGACATGGTCTGTCG GTTCCGTGTACGTTATCGAGCAGTTGAAACCACAGACGCCCTACGATTTCCGATTTGCGGCGAAAAACGACGTCGGTTTGGCTAACTGGGCTAACTTCCACCGAGAGATCACACCCGGCAGAACGGTGCCGCAGGAACCGAGAATCGTGACCACGCCAGGCGCCAAGTACGAGGTTTCCGAGTTCAATCATCAGTACGAGCTCAGCTGGTTGGTGCCTCCCGATAATGGCGAACCCATAGACAAGTATCAGATCAAATACTGTGAAATAAGACGTGTTGCCGCCATCGCCACCGAGTGGGAACCATTAGAGGATACTTGCCAGTGGAAGGAGGTCACAAACGTAGGCAGGACGAGGGTCTACCTCAAGAATCTGAAATACGATACTTACTACACGGTCGAATTGCAAGCTCATAACATAATGGGCTACAGTAAACCTGGTTACGCCAAGTTCAGGACGTCTAGAG ACTCTACGGTCGCAGACTACGGTGGTAGTGCTGGTGATACTTGCAAGGCCGGCGTCGCCATTACCGCAGCAGTAATGCTCCTATCTCTAGCCATTTAG